Proteins from a genomic interval of Nerophis lumbriciformis linkage group LG01, RoL_Nlum_v2.1, whole genome shotgun sequence:
- the LOC133570179 gene encoding uncharacterized protein isoform X2, with the protein MVMEEPQPAHIKKENKAPQTLHIKKEEVYPLAPHFKAVEEASQPPHIKEEGEEHSISQEGEHLEWLEEFPVIGVIVKSEDDEIKGESEEKREAPPPSSSSTQHMTTEADGDHCGGSQADKILAPLSDSDDTTSRSPDTDDEDSEDDKTCHTDNTRFTCSLCDKTFKRCSCLKRHMRTHTGEKHFTCSICGKGFIQREDLKRHMRIHTGEKPFSCSICGKGFAQSEDLKRHMRTHTGEKPFSCSICGKGFTQSAGLKRHMRIHTADKPFMCSVCSKRFTQKGHLRMHTKLHTDEKPLKGGKCFPQRHKLKLHMRNHTEEKPFSCSGCGKGFTQSHEMKLHMRTHTGEKPFICSVCGKRFTRSTPLKTHMKRHTGEKPFSCSSCSKCFIQSHELKIHLRTHTGEKPFICSVCGKHFTRSTYLKTHMRIHTGEKVLSCSVCDERFSYKYQCKKHKCAGENNSNKH; encoded by the coding sequence ATGGTGATGGAGGAGCCACAGCCCGCCCACATTAAGAAGGAAAACAAGGCGCCACAGACTCTGCACATTAAAAAAGAAGAGGTGTACCCGCTGGCCCCCCATTTTAAAGCGGTGGAGGAGGCTTCAcagccccctcacattaaagaggaaggggaggaacacagcatcagtcaggagggagagcatcttgaatggttggaggagttcccagtgattggtgtgattgtgaagagtgaagatgatgagatcaaaggtgaaagtgaggagaaaagAGAGGCGccgcctccaagcagcagctcaactcaacacatgacaacagaagctgatggagaccactgtggaggatcacaagcagacaagatcttagccccactatcagatagtgacgacacaacgtctcgctctcctgacactgatgatgaagactctgaagatgataagacatgtcacactgacaacacacgctttacatgttctctctgtgacaaaacttttaaacGCTGTAGTTGTcttaaaagacacatgagaacacacactggagaaaaacattttacttgttcaatctgtggtaaaggttttattcAAAGGGAggatttgaaaagacacatgagaatacacactggagaaaaacctttttcctgttcaatatGTGGCAAAGGTTTTGCACAAAGTGAagatttgaaaagacacatgagaacacacactggagaaaaacctttttcttgttcaatatgtggtaaaggttttacacaaagtgctggtttgaaaagacacatgagaatacacactgcagacaaaccattcatgtgctcagTTTGTAGTAAAAGATTCACCCAGAAGGGACATTTGAGAATGCACACAAAATTACACACTGATGAAAAACCTTTAAAAGGGGGTAAATGTTTTCCACAACGTCACAAACTGAAACTACACATGAGAAATCATActgaagaaaaacctttttcatgttcaggttgtggtaaaggttttacgcaAAGTCACGAAATGAaactacacatgagaacacacactggagaaaaaccttttatatGTTCAGTATGTGGTAAACGTTTTACACGTAGTACCCCtttgaaaacacacatgaaaagacacactggagaaaaacctttttcatgttcaagttGTAGTAAATGCTTTATACAAAGTCACGAATTAAAAATACACTTGAGAacccacactggagaaaaaccttttatctgttcagtaTGCGGTAAACATTTTACACGTAGTACCtatttgaaaacacacatgagaatacacacaggagagaaagtgttgagttgcagtgtgtgtgatgaaagattctcttataagtaccagtgtaagaaacacaagtgtgctggtgagaacaacagcaacaaacacTGA